A DNA window from Euzebya sp. contains the following coding sequences:
- a CDS encoding Rrf2 family transcriptional regulator, protein MRLEITRKTDLALRALQLLARAEGRVKARDIAADIGSTPGFTTQVLAPLAHAGWVSTAFGPTGGYAIEAPGRTGSLLALIELMEGPVADGRCVLEDGLCMASGPCALHEAWDAARTAMVGALAARPAVPPAGGEG, encoded by the coding sequence GTGAGACTCGAGATCACCCGGAAGACCGACCTGGCGCTGCGGGCGCTGCAGCTCCTGGCGCGCGCCGAGGGTCGGGTGAAGGCCCGCGACATCGCCGCCGACATCGGCAGCACCCCGGGGTTCACCACCCAGGTGCTCGCCCCCCTCGCCCACGCCGGCTGGGTCTCGACCGCCTTCGGGCCGACGGGCGGCTACGCGATCGAGGCGCCCGGCCGGACCGGGTCGCTGCTCGCCCTCATCGAGCTGATGGAGGGACCGGTCGCCGACGGCCGCTGCGTCCTCGAGGACGGCCTCTGCATGGCCAGCGGCCCGTGCGCGCTGCACGAGGCCTGGGACGCCGCGCGGACGGCGATGGTGGGCGCGCTGGCCGCGCGACCGGCCGTCCCGCCGGCCGGGGGAGAGGGGTGA
- a CDS encoding Ni/Fe hydrogenase subunit alpha, which yields MHNIVEIDPVTRIEGHARITVHLDDAGTVSEARFHVTEFRGFEELCKGRTVWEMPSLTARTCGICPVSHLLASARAGDMILGVGVPPAGVALRSLANLAQIIQSHVLSFFHLSAPDLLLGMDAAPESRNIFALMQTQPDLVRRGVRLRQFGQEIIAAVTGERIHGAGIVPGGVAAPLTGDQVEAIAAWVPEARAAAVDTLELFTTQLLDRFADEVATFGAFDTLFLSMCAPDGQWSHDAGGLRVVDSTGAIVADQIDPATYREWLGEWGATDSYLKSPYWRPAVDGTDDPSAGIYRVGPLARLNVCETMGTPLAEEALVDYRERVGGIATSSFSFHHARLIEVLACVERIEQLLADPILCDPHVRATAGINRRSGVGCSEAPRGTLFHAYDVGDDGTIAGVDMLIATGQNNLAMNRAVTQVARAYVTGPEIPEGTLNRLEASIRAFDPCLSCSTHAIGQMPLVVTLLDHEGHEVQVVRRD from the coding sequence GTGCACAACATCGTCGAGATCGACCCGGTCACCCGGATCGAGGGCCACGCGCGGATCACCGTGCACCTGGACGACGCCGGCACCGTCAGCGAGGCCCGGTTCCACGTGACGGAGTTCCGCGGGTTCGAGGAGCTCTGCAAGGGCCGGACGGTGTGGGAGATGCCGTCCCTGACCGCGCGGACCTGCGGGATCTGCCCCGTCAGCCACCTGCTGGCCTCCGCCCGCGCCGGGGACATGATCCTCGGGGTGGGCGTCCCGCCGGCGGGGGTGGCCCTGCGCAGCCTGGCGAACCTGGCGCAGATCATCCAGTCACACGTCCTCAGCTTCTTCCACCTGAGCGCACCGGACCTGCTCCTCGGGATGGATGCCGCCCCCGAGAGCCGCAACATCTTCGCGCTGATGCAGACCCAGCCGGACCTGGTCCGCCGCGGTGTGCGCCTGCGCCAGTTCGGCCAGGAGATCATCGCGGCCGTGACCGGCGAGCGGATCCACGGCGCGGGCATCGTCCCCGGCGGCGTGGCGGCTCCCCTCACCGGCGACCAGGTCGAGGCGATCGCCGCCTGGGTGCCCGAGGCGCGCGCCGCGGCGGTCGACACCCTCGAGCTGTTCACCACCCAGCTCCTCGACCGCTTCGCCGACGAGGTCGCGACGTTCGGTGCCTTCGACACCCTCTTCCTCAGCATGTGCGCGCCCGACGGGCAGTGGTCCCACGACGCGGGCGGGCTGCGCGTCGTCGACTCGACCGGTGCGATCGTCGCCGACCAGATCGACCCGGCCACCTACCGCGAGTGGCTGGGCGAGTGGGGTGCCACCGACAGCTACCTCAAATCCCCCTACTGGCGGCCCGCCGTCGACGGCACCGACGACCCGTCCGCCGGCATCTACCGGGTCGGTCCGCTCGCGCGCCTGAACGTGTGCGAGACCATGGGCACCCCCCTGGCCGAGGAGGCCCTGGTCGACTACCGGGAGCGCGTCGGCGGCATCGCCACGTCGTCGTTCAGCTTCCACCACGCCCGCCTGATCGAGGTCCTCGCCTGCGTCGAGCGGATCGAGCAGCTGCTCGCCGACCCGATCCTGTGCGACCCGCACGTCCGCGCGACCGCGGGGATCAACCGGCGCTCGGGCGTGGGCTGCTCCGAAGCGCCGCGCGGCACGCTCTTCCACGCCTACGACGTCGGCGACGACGGCACGATCGCCGGAGTCGACATGCTGATCGCGACCGGCCAGAACAACCTGGCGATGAACCGGGCCGTGACGCAGGTCGCCAGGGCCTACGTCACCGGCCCGGAGATCCCCGAGGGGACCCTCAACCGGCTCGAGGCGAGCATCCGGGCGTTCGACCCGTGCCTGTCCTGCTCGACCCACGCCATCGGCCAGATGCCGCTGGTGGTGACGTTGCTCGACCACGAGGGCCACGAGGTGCAGGTGGTCCGCCGCGACTGA
- a CDS encoding oxidoreductase, with protein MSARPRVATVWLGGCSGCHMSFLDLDEWLFDLAEAADIVYGPLVDAKEFPTDVDVTLVEGAVANVDNLAMATRIRERSRLVISFGDCAVTGNVTALRNLLGDPLPILQRVYVDRPDGGGALPDGVVPDLLETVVPLHQVIDVDAFMPGCPPSAARIRAALETVLAGDLPAGGRFG; from the coding sequence ATGAGCGCACGTCCACGGGTGGCGACGGTGTGGCTCGGCGGCTGCTCCGGGTGCCACATGTCCTTCCTCGACCTCGACGAGTGGCTCTTCGACCTCGCCGAGGCGGCTGACATCGTCTACGGGCCGCTGGTCGACGCGAAGGAGTTCCCGACCGACGTCGACGTGACGCTGGTCGAGGGCGCGGTCGCCAACGTTGACAACCTCGCGATGGCCACGCGGATCCGGGAGCGCAGCCGCCTGGTGATCTCCTTCGGCGACTGCGCGGTGACGGGCAACGTGACGGCGCTCCGCAACCTGCTGGGCGACCCCCTCCCGATCCTGCAGCGCGTCTACGTCGACCGACCCGACGGGGGAGGGGCGCTGCCCGACGGCGTCGTCCCCGACCTCCTCGAGACCGTCGTGCCCCTCCACCAGGTCATCGACGTCGACGCGTTCATGCCGGGCTGCCCGCCGTCCGCCGCCCGGATCCGCGCCGCCCTCGAGACCGTGCTCGCGGGCGACCTGCCCGCCGGCGGCCGCTTCGGGTGA
- the hoxU gene encoding bidirectional hydrogenase complex protein HoxU yields the protein MADAPTRPRPPRRSRGMTVTIDGQEVPATPGDTVLDTARRAGIPIPTLCWLDGLSVHGGCRVCVVEIAEQHRLAPACATTVVDEMEITTASPSLVEHRRRLVELLLAEGNHICSVCVANGACELQDLAESLGIDHVRYPYQFPELEPDASHRFFVFDPNRCILCTRCVRTCAEIEGAFVWEVASRGEGSHLVTDLDRPWGGAPSCTSCGKCVESCPTGALYHKGNAVGESRHDADVIAFLSAARAGGWHDRGAQA from the coding sequence ATGGCTGACGCCCCGACCCGTCCGCGCCCGCCCCGGCGGTCGCGCGGCATGACCGTCACGATCGACGGCCAGGAGGTCCCCGCGACACCGGGTGACACGGTGCTCGACACGGCACGACGTGCCGGCATACCGATCCCCACCCTCTGCTGGCTCGACGGGCTGAGCGTCCACGGCGGCTGCCGGGTCTGCGTCGTCGAGATCGCCGAGCAGCACCGGCTGGCCCCCGCCTGCGCCACGACCGTGGTCGACGAGATGGAGATCACCACCGCCTCGCCGAGCCTGGTCGAGCACCGCCGGCGGCTCGTCGAGCTGCTGCTCGCCGAGGGCAACCACATCTGCAGCGTGTGCGTCGCCAACGGCGCGTGCGAGCTGCAGGACCTCGCCGAGTCCCTCGGCATCGACCACGTCCGCTACCCCTACCAGTTCCCCGAGCTCGAGCCGGACGCCAGCCACCGCTTCTTCGTCTTCGACCCCAACCGCTGCATCCTCTGCACGCGCTGCGTGCGCACCTGCGCGGAGATCGAGGGTGCCTTCGTGTGGGAGGTCGCCTCGCGCGGGGAGGGCTCGCACCTGGTCACCGACCTCGACCGCCCGTGGGGCGGGGCGCCGTCGTGCACCTCCTGCGGCAAGTGCGTCGAGTCCTGCCCGACCGGCGCGCTGTACCACAAGGGCAACGCGGTGGGCGAGTCCCGCCACGACGCCGACGTGATCGCCTTCCTGTCCGCCGCCCGCGCCGGCGGGTGGCACGACCGGGGAGCGCAGGCATGA
- a CDS encoding NADH-ubiquinone oxidoreductase-F iron-sulfur binding region domain-containing protein, with product MAKRIDLHEVATREVEARSRYPWRIKACGSTSCLSAGAAGVRAAMDAEVEAAGLGHDVQVVSTGCMGLCSRGPLVRVEPRGGTPTMYQEVDAAAGASIVADAVVDRQTPAATPLDESIPFFARQHRVVLANAGRIDPDRLEDYVAEGGYRALEKALEGDPRDVVDAIVASGLRGRGGAGYPTGQKWGLLADARGEHKYVVANGDEGDPGAYMDRTIMEDDPHRVLEGLMIAAYATGADRGYLYVRAEYPRAIERLDRAIRAARRHGLLGRGILGSDFTLDIEVRIGAGAFVCGEETALMASIEGRRGLPVLRPPYPTERGLWGDPTMIQNVETLASVPWIVANGADAFRAIGTPDSPGTKVFALAGDLVDIGLIEVPMGIPLRDIVFSIGGGIPEGRGFKAAQTGGPSGGCIPEAFLDTPVDYESLRALGSIMGSGGLVVMDDRVSMPEVARYFMEFCRDESCGKCVPCRTGTVQLHGLLGKICEGRATRTDLATLESLCRTVRDTSLCGLGQTAPNPVFSTLEHFRDEYLMLLTDSEVVHG from the coding sequence GTGGCGAAGCGCATCGACCTGCACGAGGTCGCCACGCGCGAGGTGGAGGCCCGGAGCCGCTACCCCTGGCGCATCAAGGCCTGCGGCAGCACCTCATGCCTCTCCGCCGGCGCCGCGGGGGTGCGCGCGGCGATGGACGCCGAGGTCGAGGCGGCCGGCCTCGGCCACGACGTCCAGGTGGTCTCCACGGGCTGCATGGGGCTCTGCAGCCGCGGCCCGCTGGTGCGCGTCGAACCGCGCGGCGGCACCCCGACGATGTACCAGGAGGTCGATGCCGCCGCGGGCGCCTCGATCGTGGCCGACGCGGTCGTGGACCGGCAGACCCCGGCCGCCACCCCGCTCGACGAGTCGATCCCGTTCTTCGCCCGCCAGCACCGGGTGGTGCTGGCCAACGCGGGCCGGATCGACCCGGACCGGCTGGAGGACTACGTTGCCGAGGGCGGGTACCGCGCACTCGAGAAGGCGCTCGAGGGCGACCCGCGCGACGTGGTCGACGCGATCGTCGCGAGCGGCCTGCGCGGGAGGGGCGGCGCGGGGTACCCCACCGGCCAGAAGTGGGGCCTGCTCGCCGACGCGCGCGGCGAGCACAAGTACGTCGTCGCGAACGGCGACGAGGGCGACCCCGGCGCCTACATGGACCGCACGATCATGGAGGACGACCCCCACCGGGTCCTCGAGGGCCTGATGATCGCCGCCTACGCCACCGGCGCCGACCGCGGCTACCTCTACGTCCGCGCGGAGTACCCCCGCGCGATCGAGCGCCTCGACCGCGCGATCCGCGCCGCGCGTCGCCACGGCCTGCTCGGCAGGGGGATCCTCGGCAGCGACTTCACCCTCGACATCGAGGTGCGGATCGGCGCGGGTGCGTTCGTCTGCGGCGAGGAGACCGCGCTGATGGCCTCCATCGAGGGACGCCGGGGCCTGCCGGTCCTCCGACCCCCGTACCCGACCGAGCGCGGCCTGTGGGGCGACCCGACCATGATCCAGAACGTGGAGACGCTCGCGAGCGTCCCCTGGATCGTCGCCAACGGCGCCGACGCGTTCCGGGCGATCGGCACCCCCGACAGCCCGGGGACCAAGGTCTTCGCCCTGGCGGGCGACCTGGTCGACATCGGGCTGATCGAGGTGCCGATGGGCATCCCGCTGCGCGACATCGTGTTCTCCATCGGCGGGGGGATCCCCGAGGGGCGGGGCTTCAAGGCCGCCCAGACCGGCGGGCCCTCCGGCGGGTGCATCCCCGAGGCGTTCCTCGACACGCCGGTCGACTACGAGAGCCTGCGGGCGCTCGGGTCGATCATGGGGTCCGGCGGGCTGGTGGTGATGGACGACCGCGTCTCGATGCCGGAGGTCGCTCGGTACTTCATGGAGTTCTGCCGGGACGAGAGCTGCGGCAAGTGCGTGCCGTGCCGCACCGGCACCGTCCAGCTCCACGGCCTGCTCGGCAAGATCTGCGAGGGGCGGGCGACCCGCACGGATCTCGCGACCCTCGAGTCGCTGTGCCGCACCGTCCGCGACACCAGCCTGTGCGGGCTGGGCCAGACCGCGCCCAACCCGGTGTTCAGCACGCTCGAGCACTTCCGGGACGAGTACCTGATGCTGCTGACCGACTCCGAGGTGGTCCATGGCTGA
- a CDS encoding NAD(P)H-dependent oxidoreductase subunit E: MSTAATEPATEPVTAPGPFDPLDSFLRRARYAQDQLIEALHVAQDLYGHLSDEVLIHLARELRIPASRVYGVATFYHLFSFDPPGAHTCTVCTGTACFVKGADDIVQAVQTTYGVAPGGTTADGDLGLNTARCLGSCGLAPVMVLDGEVRGHQNVEDALGLIADAVETPAVEEVP, encoded by the coding sequence GTGTCCACTGCAGCGACCGAACCCGCGACCGAACCCGTGACCGCTCCGGGGCCCTTCGACCCCCTCGACTCGTTCCTCCGCCGCGCGCGCTACGCCCAGGACCAGCTGATCGAGGCGCTGCACGTCGCCCAGGACCTCTACGGCCACCTCTCCGACGAGGTGCTGATCCACCTCGCCCGCGAGCTGCGCATCCCCGCGAGCCGCGTCTACGGGGTCGCGACCTTCTACCACCTGTTCAGCTTCGACCCGCCGGGCGCCCACACCTGCACGGTGTGCACGGGCACGGCCTGCTTCGTCAAGGGCGCCGACGACATCGTCCAGGCCGTCCAGACCACCTACGGGGTGGCGCCGGGCGGCACGACCGCCGACGGCGACCTCGGCCTCAACACCGCCAGGTGCCTGGGGTCCTGCGGGCTCGCGCCGGTCATGGTGCTCGACGGCGAGGTCCGCGGGCACCAGAACGTCGAGGACGCGCTCGGGTTGATCGCGGACGCGGTCGAGACCCCAGCGGTCGAGGAGGTGCCCTAG